From a single Rhodococcus qingshengii JCM 15477 genomic region:
- a CDS encoding nuclear transport factor 2 family protein, which produces MSNYSVVATEDVAAIHQLYGHQSHCIDSGRQQDWAQTFTDGGEFHSPSYPEPVVGFDDLAAFAARFFAAAEAADEVHRHVLTNLVVEAVDESALTVHGYLQIVATARGGDSRLVRMTTVTDHVVRVGEEWKIARRTVSRDDAPRASEQA; this is translated from the coding sequence ATGAGCAACTACAGCGTCGTGGCAACGGAGGACGTTGCCGCAATCCACCAGCTGTACGGCCACCAGAGTCATTGCATAGACTCTGGGCGCCAGCAGGATTGGGCGCAGACATTCACCGATGGCGGTGAGTTTCATTCCCCCAGTTATCCGGAACCCGTGGTCGGTTTCGACGACCTTGCGGCTTTTGCTGCTCGCTTCTTCGCGGCGGCGGAAGCTGCCGACGAGGTGCATCGCCACGTTCTGACCAATCTCGTCGTCGAGGCGGTGGACGAGAGTGCTCTCACAGTGCACGGGTACCTGCAGATCGTTGCCACCGCTCGCGGCGGAGACTCGCGACTGGTGCGGATGACAACTGTCACAGATCACGTGGTTCGGGTCGGTGAGGAGTGGAAGATCGCCCGCCGCACCGTTTCCCGCGACGACGCGCCCCGAGCGTCCGAACAAGCTTGA
- a CDS encoding IclR family transcriptional regulator, with protein sequence MSELSEEHRPRKSAVQVDSSMSKTLHHGLEILELLTSYPHGLSVTDIADGVGVHRTVAHRLIRTLEAHHLCRKDSFKRVTLGAGLVTLAEPVEQDLRTLARPILQELAEATEATAHLVVRESDTEVRALMVVEPRSAKVHVAFHPGQVDPIDRGSAGLSILASLPPTSGEREEVTAARARGYAVTVGEVIPSVLGISAVIPGRRRDAISSLGISVFDSEDQAALGAEVMAAAKTLGSMLR encoded by the coding sequence ATGTCAGAGCTGAGCGAGGAACACCGACCGCGCAAAAGTGCAGTTCAAGTGGACTCCAGCATGTCGAAAACGCTGCACCACGGACTCGAGATCCTGGAACTCCTGACGTCCTATCCGCACGGCTTGTCGGTCACCGACATCGCCGACGGAGTGGGAGTCCACCGAACCGTCGCACATCGGTTGATCCGCACGCTCGAGGCTCATCACCTGTGCCGCAAGGACTCCTTCAAGCGCGTCACTCTCGGCGCCGGCCTGGTCACCCTCGCCGAACCGGTGGAACAGGATTTGCGCACTCTCGCTCGCCCGATACTTCAAGAACTTGCCGAGGCCACCGAGGCGACAGCGCACCTGGTGGTCCGCGAGAGCGATACCGAAGTGCGCGCGCTGATGGTGGTCGAACCGCGCAGCGCCAAGGTTCACGTCGCGTTTCATCCAGGGCAGGTCGATCCGATCGACCGCGGCTCCGCCGGGCTCTCCATCCTTGCCTCACTCCCGCCGACGAGCGGGGAACGAGAGGAAGTGACGGCGGCACGCGCACGCGGCTACGCAGTGACCGTCGGCGAGGTCATCCCGTCGGTCCTGGGAATCTCGGCGGTGATCCCCGGCCGACGCCGCGACGCCATCTCCAGCCTCGGAATCTCCGTGTTCGACTCCGAGGACCAAGCAGCGCTGGGCGCCGAGGTCATGGCAGCGGCAAAAACCCTCGGCAGCATGTTGCGCTGA
- a CDS encoding pirin family protein, whose amino-acid sequence MPAVTVENILALPRLDEPAESAVDRPVKSITTAPVGYEGEGFPVHRAFAGIDLSALDPFIHMDQMGEVNYAPGEPKGTPWHPHRGFETVTYMIDGIMEHQDSNGGGGIIGGGDTQWMTAGGGILHIETPPEHLVLSGGLFHGVQLWVNLPRDNKMASPRYQDITGNKVALLSSPDGGALVRVIAGDIAGHAGPGSTYTPIALSHTTVAPGASLTLPWNPEFNAIVYVLAGEGTVGAERRPIRVGQTAVFGRGDSITVAASDRQDSRTESLEVFILGGKPIREPIAMAGPFVMNTKSEVMQAFEDFQAGRLGSIPAAHETLS is encoded by the coding sequence ATGCCTGCTGTGACAGTCGAGAACATCTTGGCCCTGCCCCGTCTCGACGAGCCGGCAGAGTCAGCAGTCGACCGCCCCGTCAAGAGCATCACCACCGCACCGGTCGGATACGAAGGTGAAGGCTTTCCCGTTCACCGCGCCTTCGCCGGCATCGACCTCTCCGCCCTCGATCCCTTCATCCACATGGACCAGATGGGCGAGGTCAACTACGCACCCGGAGAACCCAAGGGCACACCGTGGCACCCGCACCGCGGCTTCGAAACCGTGACCTACATGATCGACGGCATCATGGAGCACCAGGACTCCAACGGTGGCGGTGGCATTATCGGCGGCGGCGACACCCAGTGGATGACCGCGGGTGGCGGCATCCTCCACATCGAAACTCCGCCGGAGCACCTCGTCCTCAGCGGCGGCCTTTTCCACGGCGTCCAACTGTGGGTCAACCTGCCTCGCGACAACAAGATGGCATCTCCGCGGTACCAGGACATCACCGGTAACAAGGTGGCCCTGCTTTCCTCGCCGGACGGCGGAGCCTTGGTACGCGTCATCGCCGGAGACATCGCCGGCCACGCCGGACCTGGTTCGACGTACACACCGATCGCGCTCTCCCACACGACTGTGGCCCCGGGTGCGAGCCTGACGCTTCCGTGGAACCCCGAGTTCAACGCGATCGTCTACGTGCTCGCCGGCGAAGGCACGGTCGGGGCAGAGCGTCGGCCCATTCGTGTCGGACAGACAGCTGTCTTCGGACGCGGTGACTCCATCACCGTCGCCGCCTCCGATCGCCAGGATTCACGGACCGAATCTCTCGAGGTATTCATCCTCGGCGGCAAACCGATTCGTGAGCCCATCGCGATGGCCGGGCCGTTCGTCATGAACACCAAGTCCGAGGTCATGCAGGCCTTCGAGGACTTCCAGGCCGGACGCCTGGGATCCATCCCGGCGGCACACGAGACGCTGAGCTGA
- a CDS encoding pirin family protein codes for MSSVVVQRADERAHLNYGWLTARHSFPFAGNFDHAAYAHGLLLVNNDDIIEADYGFDTHQHRDTEIVTWVLSGSLVHQDSAGHSGVIHRGLAQRMSAGTGILHSERNDRFRADGSRVTEPVHLVQMWIPPDESGVTPSYQELDINSELDGGGLITLASGMPAHRDHSAISLHNKHAALHVARLETGGSVSLPDAPYVHGFIAGGTVDVEGVGLLGPGDSLRLKDTGGQRVEGIGDAEILVWEMHASTN; via the coding sequence ATGTCGTCGGTAGTCGTCCAGCGAGCTGACGAACGCGCGCATCTCAACTACGGCTGGCTCACGGCGCGTCACAGTTTCCCCTTCGCCGGAAACTTCGATCACGCCGCGTACGCGCATGGACTTCTGTTGGTGAACAACGACGACATCATCGAAGCCGACTACGGTTTCGACACTCATCAGCACCGCGACACCGAGATCGTGACGTGGGTGCTCAGCGGATCTCTGGTTCACCAGGATTCCGCTGGGCACTCCGGGGTCATCCATCGCGGACTCGCGCAGAGAATGAGCGCCGGTACCGGAATCCTGCACTCCGAGCGCAACGATCGCTTCCGGGCCGACGGCTCGCGTGTCACCGAGCCCGTTCACCTCGTCCAGATGTGGATACCCCCGGACGAATCCGGAGTGACTCCGAGCTATCAGGAACTCGACATCAACTCCGAACTCGACGGCGGTGGCCTGATCACCCTGGCGTCGGGGATGCCCGCGCATCGCGATCACAGCGCGATCAGCTTGCACAACAAACATGCGGCACTGCATGTTGCTCGCCTCGAGACCGGTGGGTCGGTATCTCTCCCGGATGCGCCGTACGTGCACGGCTTCATCGCCGGTGGCACTGTCGACGTCGAGGGAGTCGGATTGCTCGGTCCGGGAGATTCGTTGCGACTCAAGGATACTGGCGGTCAACGAGTCGAGGGAATCGGCGATGCGGAGATACTCGTGTGGGAGATGCACGCGTCGACGAACTGA
- a CDS encoding pirin family protein, translating to MASGRAQAPRTTPHIDVHRSGDRLKSRVSWLDSKHSFSFGQHYDPDNTHHGLLLVNNDDTVLAGTGFDTHPHKDMEIVTWVLRGSLVHQDSIGHTGVIYPGLAQRMSAGTGIMHSEKNDSWRIGGEQHSDPVHFIQMWVVPDEGGLTPGYEQLEIDDELLRGGLIPVASGMERYKDHSAIRINNKNAAMHVARILPGTSVNLPGARFLHVFVAQGTAEMEGVGTLYEGDAVRLSDSGGQQLTSDAGAEVLVWEMHSRIGG from the coding sequence ATGGCATCTGGTCGAGCACAGGCCCCACGGACGACACCGCACATCGATGTGCACCGCTCCGGCGATCGCTTGAAATCCCGCGTCTCCTGGCTGGATTCGAAACATTCGTTCTCGTTCGGACAGCACTACGATCCGGACAACACTCATCACGGATTGCTGCTCGTCAACAACGACGACACCGTACTGGCGGGAACCGGTTTCGACACCCATCCGCACAAGGACATGGAAATCGTGACCTGGGTGCTTCGCGGTTCGCTCGTGCACCAGGATTCCATCGGCCACACCGGCGTCATCTATCCGGGACTCGCCCAGCGCATGAGCGCCGGTACCGGAATCATGCACAGTGAGAAGAACGATTCGTGGCGTATCGGCGGCGAACAGCATTCCGACCCCGTGCATTTCATCCAGATGTGGGTGGTACCGGACGAAGGTGGACTGACCCCCGGTTACGAACAGCTCGAGATCGACGACGAGTTGCTGCGCGGCGGTCTGATCCCGGTTGCCTCCGGGATGGAGCGCTACAAGGATCATTCGGCGATTCGCATCAACAACAAGAACGCCGCCATGCATGTCGCACGCATTCTGCCGGGCACCTCCGTGAATCTTCCGGGCGCACGGTTCCTGCACGTCTTCGTCGCGCAGGGCACTGCCGAGATGGAGGGCGTCGGCACACTGTACGAAGGCGATGCTGTCCGGTTGAGCGATTCGGGTGGCCAGCAGCTGACCTCCGACGCCGGGGCCGAAGTCCTCGTCTGGGAGATGCATTCACGTATCGGTGGTTGA
- a CDS encoding PaaI family thioesterase, with product MSIDNSAAPVKKLDPLNTLMGVRAVSVEPGDLAFAQAVGERFHDHRGKTVLGSIGVMIDGAMGGAVYSGLTSGHQSVLAQVTVSAGADIPDIADVGATGTLVHLDDGVGLASGQLRDENGTLLAVMAGRAMVVSRPPVVGIDDYVEGEPLPVPTPEKTSNLSGLSGSDVVEGIRDGKLERGPLAGLLDLAVVDVTPGSVVGEFATVAWMANPLGAVQGGVLISAVDAITGLSAQTLTRVDQDYRVLDHKIDFLRSPDIGGPVLRAEASVIRAGRRLALIETRIVDAGGQVYVRATSSIQMLSQQVHSG from the coding sequence ATGAGCATCGACAACTCCGCCGCGCCCGTCAAGAAGCTTGACCCACTCAACACATTGATGGGTGTGCGCGCCGTTTCGGTCGAGCCCGGGGACCTGGCCTTCGCGCAGGCCGTCGGCGAGCGATTCCACGATCACCGTGGCAAGACCGTGCTCGGTTCCATCGGAGTCATGATCGACGGTGCCATGGGTGGCGCGGTGTACTCGGGACTGACCTCGGGCCATCAGTCCGTGCTCGCGCAGGTCACGGTCAGTGCGGGCGCCGACATCCCCGACATCGCGGACGTCGGTGCCACCGGAACACTCGTGCATCTCGACGACGGCGTCGGACTCGCATCCGGGCAACTTCGCGACGAGAACGGCACCCTTCTGGCAGTGATGGCCGGTCGCGCCATGGTGGTCTCGCGTCCCCCCGTCGTGGGAATCGACGACTACGTAGAGGGCGAGCCGCTGCCCGTCCCGACGCCGGAGAAGACAAGCAACCTGAGCGGGTTGTCCGGGTCCGACGTCGTCGAAGGAATCCGCGACGGCAAACTCGAACGCGGTCCACTCGCCGGTCTCCTCGATCTTGCTGTCGTCGACGTGACCCCGGGTTCCGTCGTCGGTGAGTTCGCAACCGTGGCCTGGATGGCCAACCCGTTGGGCGCCGTTCAGGGCGGTGTCCTCATCTCGGCAGTCGACGCCATCACTGGCCTGTCTGCCCAGACCCTGACCCGCGTCGACCAGGACTATCGCGTCCTCGACCACAAGATCGACTTCCTGCGCTCACCCGACATCGGCGGGCCGGTCTTGCGCGCCGAGGCCTCCGTGATTCGTGCCGGGCGCAGGCTCGCGCTGATCGAAACTCGCATCGTCGACGCCGGCGGACAGGTCTATGTGCGGGCCACTTCGAGCATTCAGATGCTCTCCCAGCAAGTTCACAGCGGATAA
- a CDS encoding intradiol ring-cleavage dioxygenase — protein sequence MNKDIEASRLRVSRRRALALGGTISLGGLIAACSGNSGTATTTSAAAASTTTTSGTSAAATSGDAVTALLAKAPQCVMSKEETQGPYWFDVDSIRGDIREDRPGTTLQVAMRVQDNSQCNVDGSIGAVSNAVVEIWHCDAGGVYSGFESGSLSANGGGGGGTPPAGGMGEPPSGAPGGGMGEPPSGATGGMGGGMGGSGETSDGSYSVGDTEATTTDDGTYLRGAQTTDANGIAQFTTIFPGWYMGRTTHIHVKVHIDKKTVLTSQTFFDETLLDEVYSQSPYSEHTGRENNTNNASDGIYDDTGLMTVEKQSDGSYLAVINLGIDA from the coding sequence GTGAACAAAGACATCGAAGCGAGCAGGCTGCGCGTGAGCCGTCGGCGGGCTCTCGCCCTCGGCGGAACCATCAGTCTCGGCGGGCTCATCGCAGCGTGCTCCGGCAACAGTGGCACCGCCACGACGACTTCGGCTGCGGCTGCGTCGACGACAACCACTTCCGGCACTTCCGCCGCGGCCACGTCCGGCGACGCTGTCACCGCACTTCTGGCCAAAGCACCGCAGTGTGTCATGAGCAAGGAAGAGACGCAGGGTCCCTACTGGTTCGACGTCGACTCCATTCGCGGCGACATCCGCGAGGACCGTCCGGGCACCACGCTGCAGGTTGCGATGCGCGTGCAGGACAACAGCCAGTGCAACGTCGACGGCAGCATCGGCGCGGTCAGTAACGCCGTCGTCGAGATCTGGCACTGCGACGCCGGCGGCGTGTACTCCGGCTTCGAATCCGGTTCGCTGAGCGCCAACGGCGGCGGCGGTGGCGGAACTCCCCCGGCCGGCGGGATGGGTGAACCTCCGTCAGGTGCACCCGGAGGCGGAATGGGCGAACCACCGTCAGGCGCCACCGGCGGAATGGGCGGCGGCATGGGAGGGTCCGGTGAGACCTCCGACGGTTCGTACAGCGTCGGCGACACCGAAGCCACCACCACCGACGACGGCACCTACCTGCGCGGCGCCCAGACCACGGATGCAAACGGCATCGCGCAGTTCACCACGATCTTTCCCGGCTGGTACATGGGCCGCACCACCCACATCCACGTCAAGGTTCACATCGACAAGAAAACGGTCCTCACGTCGCAGACCTTCTTCGACGAGACCCTTCTCGACGAGGTGTACTCGCAGTCCCCGTACAGCGAGCACACCGGTCGTGAGAACAACACGAACAACGCCAGTGACGGCATCTACGACGACACCGGCCTCATGACCGTCGAAAAGCAGTCGGACGGGTCCTACCTCGCCGTCATCAACCTGGGTATCGACGCCTGA
- a CDS encoding ATP-binding cassette domain-containing protein, whose translation MTALHTADSHDLIRVQGARVNNLEDISVEIPKRRLTVFTGVSGSGKSSLVFSTIAAESQRMINETYSAFVQGFMPTLARPDVDVLDGLTTVIIVDQQRMGVDPRSTVGTATDANAMLRILFSRLGKPHIGSPQAFSFNVASISGAGAVTMERGGRQTKERRSFKITGGMCPRCEGRGAVNDFDLTALYDDTKSLNESAITVPGYSMEGWYGRIYRGCGFFDPDKPIKKYTKKELNDLLYKEPTKIKVEGINLTYTGLIPQIQKSFLAKDVDAMQPHIRAFVERAITFTTCPECDGTRLSEGARSSKIKGVNIADACSMQISDLAEWVSGLKEPSVAPLLTTLGETLDSFVEIGLGYLSLDRPSGTLSGGEAQRTKMIRHLGSSLTDITYVFDEPTTGLHPHDIARMNDLLLRLRDKGNTVLVVEHKPETIVIADHIVDLGPGAGSAGGNVCFEGTVDGLRASDTVTGRHFDDRAAIKETVRESTGAIEIRGANSHNLQDVDVDVPLGVLVVVTGVAGSGKSSLIHGSLAKREDVVSVDQSAIRGSRRSNPATYTGLLDPIRKAFAKANGVKPALFSANSEGACPTCNGNGVIYSDLAMMAGVATLCEECEGKRFQAEVLEYKFGGKDINEVLTMSVAEAEEFFGDGEAKTLAAHKILVRLVDVGLGYLTIGQPLTTLSGGERQRIKLATHLGEKGGVYVLDEPTTGLHLADVEQLLGLLDRLVDSGKSVIVIEHHQAVMAHADWIIDLGPGAGHDGGRIVFEGTPEELVADGSTLTGKHLAAYVGS comes from the coding sequence ATGACTGCCTTGCACACCGCAGACAGCCACGATTTGATCCGCGTGCAAGGCGCGCGGGTGAACAACCTCGAAGACATCAGTGTCGAGATCCCGAAGCGGAGGCTGACGGTATTCACCGGCGTCTCCGGTTCGGGGAAGAGTTCGCTGGTGTTCAGTACGATCGCCGCGGAATCGCAGCGGATGATCAACGAGACCTACAGCGCTTTCGTTCAAGGATTCATGCCGACGCTCGCGCGGCCGGACGTCGATGTTCTCGACGGCCTGACCACCGTGATCATCGTCGATCAGCAGCGGATGGGAGTCGACCCGCGCTCGACCGTCGGAACCGCCACCGACGCCAACGCGATGCTCCGCATTCTGTTCAGCCGTCTCGGAAAGCCTCACATCGGTTCGCCTCAGGCGTTTTCGTTCAACGTGGCCTCGATCTCCGGAGCAGGCGCGGTCACGATGGAACGCGGCGGACGTCAGACGAAAGAGCGTCGCAGCTTCAAGATCACCGGCGGCATGTGTCCGCGGTGTGAGGGACGAGGGGCGGTCAACGATTTCGATCTGACCGCGTTGTACGACGACACCAAGTCGCTCAACGAGAGTGCGATCACGGTCCCCGGCTACAGCATGGAGGGTTGGTACGGCCGGATCTACCGCGGCTGCGGTTTCTTCGATCCCGACAAGCCGATCAAGAAGTACACCAAGAAGGAACTGAACGATCTGCTCTACAAAGAGCCGACCAAGATCAAGGTCGAAGGCATCAACCTGACGTACACGGGTCTGATTCCGCAGATTCAGAAGTCGTTCCTGGCCAAGGACGTCGACGCGATGCAGCCCCACATCCGGGCGTTCGTCGAGCGGGCGATCACGTTCACCACCTGCCCCGAATGCGACGGGACGCGACTGAGCGAGGGGGCGCGGTCGTCGAAGATCAAGGGCGTCAACATCGCCGACGCCTGCTCGATGCAGATCAGCGATCTCGCGGAATGGGTCAGCGGACTGAAGGAGCCTTCGGTCGCGCCGTTGCTCACGACGCTCGGTGAAACTCTCGACTCGTTCGTGGAGATCGGACTCGGCTACCTCAGTCTCGATCGGCCGTCGGGAACCCTCTCCGGCGGTGAAGCTCAGCGCACCAAGATGATTCGTCACCTGGGTTCCTCGCTCACCGACATCACGTATGTTTTCGACGAGCCCACCACCGGCCTGCATCCGCACGACATCGCGAGGATGAACGACCTACTGCTGCGCCTGCGGGACAAGGGCAACACCGTGCTCGTGGTCGAGCACAAGCCGGAGACGATCGTGATCGCCGACCACATCGTCGACCTCGGTCCGGGTGCGGGTAGCGCCGGCGGAAACGTCTGCTTCGAGGGCACCGTCGACGGTTTGCGTGCCAGCGACACCGTCACCGGCCGTCACTTCGACGACCGGGCCGCAATCAAAGAGACCGTGCGGGAGTCCACCGGAGCAATCGAGATTCGTGGAGCGAACTCACACAACCTCCAAGATGTAGACGTCGACGTACCGCTCGGCGTACTGGTCGTGGTGACCGGTGTGGCAGGGTCGGGCAAGAGTTCGCTGATCCACGGCTCGCTCGCGAAACGCGAAGACGTGGTGTCGGTCGATCAGAGCGCGATCCGCGGCTCGCGTCGGAGCAACCCGGCGACGTACACGGGGCTGCTCGACCCGATTCGCAAGGCATTCGCCAAGGCCAACGGCGTGAAGCCGGCGCTGTTCAGTGCCAACTCCGAGGGCGCCTGCCCGACGTGCAACGGCAACGGCGTCATCTACAGCGACCTGGCGATGATGGCCGGCGTTGCCACTCTCTGCGAGGAGTGCGAGGGCAAGCGCTTCCAAGCCGAGGTACTCGAATACAAATTCGGTGGCAAGGACATCAACGAGGTTCTCACGATGTCGGTGGCCGAGGCCGAGGAGTTCTTCGGCGACGGTGAGGCCAAGACCCTCGCTGCGCACAAGATCCTCGTCCGACTGGTCGACGTGGGGCTCGGATACCTCACGATCGGCCAGCCGTTGACGACGCTGTCGGGCGGTGAGCGTCAGCGCATCAAGCTGGCAACCCACCTGGGCGAGAAGGGCGGCGTGTACGTCCTCGACGAGCCGACCACCGGACTGCACCTGGCCGACGTCGAGCAGTTGCTCGGCCTGCTCGATCGACTCGTCGATTCCGGTAAGTCAGTCATCGTGATCGAGCACCACCAAGCGGTGATGGCACACGCAGACTGGATCATCGACCTCGGCCCTGGTGCCGGTCACGACGGCGGTCGGATCGTCTTCGAGGGCACTCCCGAGGAACTGGTCGCCGACGGCTCCACCCTCACCGGAAAGCACCTCGCGGCATACGTCGGCAGCTGA
- a CDS encoding VOC family protein, translated as MNITIHSSFLPQDDPEAALNFYRDTLGFEVRNDVGYDGMRWITVGPPGQPGTSIVLHPPAVDPGITDEERRTIIEMMAKGTYGGLLLATKDLDDTFERLQAGDIDVVQEPTEQPYGVRDCAVRDPAGNLIRIQELR; from the coding sequence ATGAACATCACCATTCACTCGAGTTTCCTTCCGCAGGACGACCCTGAAGCCGCCCTGAACTTCTATCGCGACACGCTCGGCTTCGAGGTTCGCAACGACGTCGGCTACGACGGGATGCGTTGGATCACGGTGGGGCCGCCCGGCCAGCCCGGCACCTCCATCGTGCTGCATCCGCCGGCCGTCGATCCCGGAATCACCGACGAGGAGCGCCGCACCATCATCGAGATGATGGCCAAGGGCACCTACGGCGGACTTCTCCTGGCCACCAAAGATCTGGACGACACGTTCGAGCGGCTTCAGGCCGGCGACATCGACGTCGTCCAGGAACCGACCGAGCAGCCGTACGGCGTTCGCGATTGCGCCGTCCGGGACCCAGCGGGAAACCTGATCCGTATTCAAGAACTGCGCTGA
- a CDS encoding helix-turn-helix transcriptional regulator: protein MTSRPAADPHLQDLARLRRVRDRIDREYARPLDVEALARGVNMSAGHLSRQFRQAYGEPPYAYLMTRRIERAMALLRRGDLSVTDVCFEVGCSSLGTFSSKFTELVGVPPSVYRREAEQSTAGMPSCVSKQVTRPIRNREAQTAQPQLT from the coding sequence GTGACCAGCAGACCTGCCGCAGATCCGCACCTGCAGGACCTCGCGCGACTACGACGTGTGCGAGACCGTATCGACCGGGAGTACGCGCGGCCTCTGGACGTGGAGGCGCTCGCGCGGGGAGTGAACATGTCTGCGGGGCATCTCAGTCGCCAATTCCGTCAGGCATACGGAGAACCGCCGTACGCCTACCTGATGACCAGGCGAATCGAGCGAGCGATGGCGTTACTGCGGCGCGGAGACCTCAGTGTCACGGACGTCTGCTTCGAGGTCGGTTGCAGCTCTCTCGGCACTTTCAGCAGCAAGTTCACCGAATTGGTGGGGGTTCCGCCCAGTGTCTATCGGCGCGAGGCCGAGCAGTCGACAGCAGGAATGCCGTCCTGCGTGTCCAAACAAGTCACCAGACCGATCAGGAATCGAGAAGCGCAGACCGCGCAGCCGCAATTAACGTGA